In Cryptomeria japonica chromosome 10, Sugi_1.0, whole genome shotgun sequence, a genomic segment contains:
- the LOC131066582 gene encoding dirigent protein 2, whose product MASYMMFSLLLVFISIGTGSGSEITETHMVFYVHDTFTGKNATAMIAAGVNGSSTNVAKFGATVVVDDLVTEQRQKDSKMLGKAKGAYINADASGVNAAASLLWTIAFEAADDSYDSLQLQGVDSFFRSPREVSVVGGTGKYRFARGYAVVSTEYFDGMDSVLKFEVTTRA is encoded by the coding sequence ATGGCTTCTTACATGATGTTTTCCCTCTTGCTTGTGTTCATTTCAATCGGTACTGGAAGTGGGAGCGAAATTACTGAAACCCACATGGTTTTCTACGTACACGACACCTTCACTGGAAAGAATGCAACAGCAATGATAGCGGCAGGAGTGAATGGGTCTTCTACAAATGTCGCCAAATTTGGAGCTACTGTGGTGGTGGACGACCTTGTTACTGAGCAACGACAAAAGGACTCTAAAATGCTTGGCAAAGCCAAAGGAGCATATATCAATGCAGATGCGAGTGGAGTTAATGCTGCTGCCTCACTCCTATGGACTATTGCTTTTGAGGCTGCTGATGACAGTTATGACTCACTTCAGCTGCAGGGAGTAGATAGTTTCTTTAGGTCCCCCCGGGAAGTATCTGTAGTTGGAGGCACTGGAAAATATAGGTTTGCCCGTGGTTATGCCGTTGTCAGTACTGAATATTTTGATGGTATGGATAGTGTTCTTAAATTTGAAGTTACAACCCGGGCATAG